GGGACCGAAAAACCGATCGACCCCACGCGGGCCACGGAATCGTTCCTTTACGACACCTACATCTGGTTAGACCGTCGGAAGAACCGCCAGGCCCTGGACCCACTGGCCCGGGAGGATCTGCCCAAGGAGCTGGACAAGGCGGGACGGGTGTATCTCAAGCGCACCGCGGATCCCCACCGGACCATTTCTGAGGAAGTGGTGAGCAAAATAAAAGAAAAGGACCTTGACGTCCTGATCGACATAGGAAAGGTCACCCCCCTGGGCGAGCTGTCGAGGTGCGCGAGACAGGGCGTTTGGTCTTTCTCCGCCGGCGACGGGGAAAGTTACGATGGCCATTCCCCGGGCTTCTGGGAGATCTACCATCACGAGCCGATCACCTCCGCTCACGTCCGCCGGATATGCGGGGGCACCACATCCATCATCTACATTTCGCACTCGCACACCATCACTCGTTCGGAGAAGAAGAACCGTGACCAGCTCTACATCAAGGGCATATCGTTTCTCCCCCGCCTGCTGGACGAGCAATCGGCGAGGGGCAACGAGCCTCTTACCGCCAAGAACGACGGGACGGTGACCGATTGGGGGCCCCTGCACCGCTCCGGCCCGGGCAACCTGGACATGCTGTCCTTCTACCTGCGACGCTTACCCCGGGACCTCACCTTCCTGACCAAGCGGGCGCTGTTCGAAGAGCGCTGGGGGGTCATGTACAGTATGGACGGGAAGATACCGTCCAACTACTCCGGGTTCAAGCATCTTGTGCCCCCTCCTCACACCTGGTGGGGGGATCCCATGGTCGCCCAAGATGACAAGGACTTCTACATCTTCGTCGAGGAGCTGGTACTCCCCAGAAGTCGCAACCACGCGCACATATCGGTCATCAAGGTCGATGCCAAGGGGGGCCATCAGGCTCCGGTGACCGTGCTGGAGCGCCCCTACCATCTATCCTATCCCTTCGTTTTCCAGTGGAAGGGCACTCATTACATGGTGCCGGAATCCTCCAACAACCGGACCATCGAGCTTTATGAGGCGACCGAGTTCCCGTACAACTGGAAGCCGGTGAAGGAGATCATGACCGGGGTCTCGGCCGTCGACACCACATTGGTGCGACGGAACGGTTTGTGGTGGATGTTCACCAACATCCGGGAGAACGAGGGCGGACCGATCAACGACGAACTCTTCCTATTCTACTCCGAGGACCTCTTGGCGGATCGCTGGGAGCCCCATCCCCTGAATCCCATCATCTCCGACGCCAGCACGGCCCGGCCCGCCGGACGAATCTTCGAAATGGATGGTGTGTTGTACCGTCCCTCGCAGGACTGCTCCCGATGCTACGGCTATGCGGTCAATATCAACCGCATCCAGGAGATGGACGAGAAGAGCTATCGGGAGACAAGGACGGCATATTTGGAGCCTAAGGAGTTCCCTGGGGCCAGTAGGGTCCACACCTTCAGCCATATCCACGGCCTGACCGCGGTGGACACCTACATCGCCCGTTCCCGCTTCATCCCCAATCGCTGATCACCGGTGCTCGGTCAGCAGGCGAAGGTAGACCGCCGATAGCTGGTCAGCGAGGTTGGGCCAGGCGTAACGTTGCGCCTGGGTCGCGATCTCATCGGCATCCCACCGGCGGTCCAGGGCATCCTCGATGCACTTGGCCAGCGAGGCCGAGTCCCCGGGAGGGCACAGCAGGCCGAGCTTCTCTGAGGATATGATGTCGGGAATGCCCCCCACCCTCGTCCCCACGAACGGACGGCCGCAGCCCAGGCACTCGAACATCACCGTCGGATTGCCCTCTCCAAGGCTGGGAAGGACGAAGACATCTGCGGCGGTCATCCACTGGGCGATGCTGGACGAGGGCATGGGCGGGTGGACGAATTGCACCATTTCCGTTAGATGAAGCTCTGCCACCCGGTCCGCGAGCTTTTGCCTCAGGGAACCGTCGCCGAGGATGAAAAGGCGGGCATCGGGCACTTGCTCGCCGACCTCGGCCATGGCCTCGATGAGATGGGCATGTCCCTTGATCGGCTCCAGGTATCCCACCGTCACCAGTACCCGCCCTTCGACCGGGATGCCGAGAGCCCTCCTGGCCTCGTCCCGATCCCCGGGCCGGAAGGCCCTCGCATCGAAGCCGTTAGGCAGGGAGAGGACCTCCCGCCCTTTACCGACGATCGGGCCGATGCTGTCCACCCACGAGGGTGACGTGACCAGCACGGCGTCGGCCTTCCCGAGCGTCCTCCGCACCAACCATCTGGTCGGTGAGGAGGCCTGTTCGTAGAATTCCTTGAACATCCCGCCGTGGATGTGGACGACCACGGCCCGCGCTATGCGCTTCGCCCGGTTGATGTACGGCACGTTGCGCAGGAAACTGTAATAGGACGAGGTGTGGACGTGAACGATGTCCGCCCGGTAGCGCTTGGAGGTGAAGTTAAAGCTGATCACGGCCCTCAGGTCGCGGAGCGGCTGGAGAAAGGGGTAGCGCGAACCCGAACCTCCGGTCCGGAACACCGTGACCTCGAACCCGTTGTATGGTAAGAAATCCCGCATGTTGCGGACGAAGTTGGCCACTCCGCCGTTGGGCGGGGGGAGGGGGCCCACCATAATCACCGAGCCCTTATGCTGGTCAGGCATGCGCCTGCCTCCAGGCCGTGATGCAGCTCACGACGGTCACCGCGACCGCATGTACACCGTCATGTCGCCGCCTTCGTACACATGACCTACCGTCCTCTGGTACTCGAGTCCCTGAAAGTCGCTCGCCGTCTGCTTTTCGGTGGCCGCCCAGGCCTTGGTGTAGGCCATCTCCTCATAGGTGGTGATGACCAGGTAGGCAGCAGTGGTCGCTGTATCATTGAAGTTCAGGAACGAGCTGAAGTGGGCTCCCGTAGTGATATCGTTGTCCTGGATCGCTGAACCTTCGCCCCTGGTGTACGACGCGCCGTAGAGGAGGTTGGTATACCTCCAAGGTGAGGTCTGGACGGTGAAGAGGGTAAAGTCATCGCTCTTATCGGTGATCAGCCAGTTGGAACCTACAGTCTCCGCCTTGGTCACCGAGGCGTTGGGGAACCTGCTGTTGGGGTCCTGGTACACCGTGTACACGGTGCTCACCAGGCAGAGGACGATGACCAGCGAGACCAGGCGGTGCAGGTTCTTCCTGCCTCCCGACCTCAGGGTGTACAGAACGAACCCGACCAGGGGGATGGTGAAGATGATGATGAAATCCAGGTTGATCAGCCGGTACGGGTTGTGGGTGTAGGTGAAGAGCACGATCCCGGCCAGGAACACGCCCCCGATGATGAAGAGCGCGACCAGGACGGTCATGATGTGCGTCCTCCAGCCCCGCCTGAGCACGTACACCGCGGCGGCGAGGGCGATCACCGCATAGATCAGGTCGTCGATGGTGCACACGAGCACCGATTGCAGCGTGGACAGGAGCCCGATCTCGGACGCCTGGGCAGAGGCATTGGCGAAGGTGCTGGTGCCCTCTCCCAGAACCATGAGCTCCTTGATGATGTTCTGCAGGTCGACGACCAGAGTGGAATGGAAGACGATCCATCCGAACAGCAAAGCGAAGCCGAACAAGGCCATGTAGATGGAGACGGACCGGGTCTTCTTCGCGGTCACCTTCTCGGTGACCGCCACGATCGCCAGGAAGATGATGGCGAACATCGCCACCAGGGGATGCCCGATGGTGAAGAATATGACGAACAGGACGAGAGGCACCTTGAACCGCCAATCGCCGCTCTGGCACTTCCACAGCACGAAGAAGAAGAGCGGGAGTAGCAGCACGCTCAGGGTCTCATTGAACAAGGTGGGGATGAACCAGGCGAAGAAGATGGGCATGGACGCCAGCATCATCGAGGTCACATACATGGGCTTGGGGATGATGGTCCGGGACCAGCAGAGGATGCCCACGGTGTAGGCGGTGAAGAAGATGGCCGGGAAGATCTGGGACATCAGGATCATGCCCTGGCCGATGATGTCACCGGTCATGGCCATGATGATCGAGGCGTAAGGGTAGAAGTTGGAGGCGCTGAAGAAACCGCTGGCGAAGATGTCCTTGGCGTAACCGACGTAGGAGAGGGAATCGGTCCTCTCGATGTAGATGAACCCCTTGATGAGATACAGCGAGATAAGCACGAAGTTGGAGAGGATGATCTCGAACAGCCCCACCGCCCACAGCTTGTGTTTTGTCCCATAGTAGGTGTAGAACAGCAGGATGCCGGTGAGCTGGCAGAAGATGACCGCCAGCCAGAAGATCAACGGCGTGCTTTCATAGACCGAATACTCGTACCCGCTCATGGGGTTATTGTATACCACGAGCACCGCCGCGGTCATGATGACGAACGAAAGCACCCCGAGGAGGACAAAGTACCTATGAAGCCTTTGATCCTCAGACACTCCCACCATCGGCTTAGATCCCTGTCCCATTGCTTTGCCTCGCGTGACTAGGCGTATTTATTACTGAACCAATAATAATGTTTCGGCTATAGTAACCACCCACGGGACTCTGCCAGCGGTATGGTCGCGACGGAAGGCCGGTCGCAGGCTCAGATGACATCGGCCAACCGCCGCTCGTAGGCTTTGAAGTACAGCAGCCCGAAGAAGAACACCGCCAGGGTCAGGGGGATGGACACCAGGAACAGCTGGATGTCGAGGGCGGAATCGAAGATGAAGGCACGCTGGGCGGACATTATTCCTGCCAGGGGGTTCAGGGTGAGGAACCACTTCAGGGTCGGGTCCTGCACCCAGGAGGCTGGATAAAGCACAGGTGTGGCGTACAGGAGGATGGTGATGAAGAATGGCACGATGTATTGCACATCGCGGTACTTGGCGGCCATGGCCGACATGAAGAACGATAGGCCGGTCACCAGCAGGAAGGTCAGCACCAGGGGGAGAATGACCAATGGCAGGTAGAGGGACAACCCCGTTCCGGTGGCGATGATGATGACGAAGAACAATCCCCATGCGATTCCATAGTCCAGCAAGGCTGCGATGACCAGGCTCAGGGGCAGCAGGAGGCGGGGGAAGTATACCTTGGTGACCATCGCCGAGTTGGTGACCAAGCTCATCGATGCACCGTTGAGGGCGGTGGAGAAGAAGGTCCACAGCATCAGGCCGGCATAGAGGAAGGGCACCGGCTTCACCCCGCCGGTTTTTAGTCCGGCGACGTTGTAGAAGATGACCGCGAAGATGACCGTGGTGAGAAGGGGCTGCAAGACCGCCCACAGCACGCCGATGGCCGTCTGCTTGTATTTGGTCTTGATCTGCTTCAGGGTGAGGAAATAGAGCAGTTCCCGGTAATCCCATATCTCCTTGAGGCCAAGCTCCCATCGGGAGGCCTTGGGGCGGATGTACTTCTCCTTTACGCTAACCATCAACCGTCACTGATGCTCACCCACACATGCGAAGCCCACTATAAATCGTTGGGGCCATCACAACTGGGCAGCAACCATAATAAATCCCTCCCGCCCCTCTTGCGGGCATGCCCCTCGGAGACCCTATGGGCGGGGAGACCCCGGAGATCGAACGCGGCAAGCTGCTTAGAGTGGGACAGGTCTGGGTGCCTGTCAGCGATCTCCCCCGAGCGGTGGAGGTATACACCACGGTGTTCGGCCTCACCCTCGTGGCCACCGACGAGCGGAACGGCTTCGCCCGGCTGTCCATGAGGGACGGCCCCGACCTCGTGCTCCATCTCCCCCGATCGGGGGGTGAGGAGCCAGGGATTAACACTGGCATAACCTTCATCACCGATTCGATCTACGATTTTCACAAGGTCATGGTGGACGAGGCGGTGGACTTCCCGCTGAAGCCGATGCGCGATTCCAGCGGCCGCCTGGTGGCAAGGTTCACCGACGAGGACGGGAACGAGTTCGAGGTCATGGAAGCCTCGCCCGGATGACCCTCAGATCCTCGGCCGATACCGTTTCGCCACCACGAGGATGATGGTCGCCGCCGCGATGATGCCCAGCACCGCGAACACCAGGACGGTCTCGGAGATCGGGCCGCTCTCGGCGGACGGGGCGCCCGCCCGGCTGAGCGGGGAAAAGCTCTGGGCGACCCGGTCGAAGATCGGGGCGTAGGACTGATAAGCCCCTTCAGGAGTCTCGCAGGTAAACATCCAGTAGCGATGGCTTGGCCCGTCCACGATGTAGTAGACCTCCTGGATCATCGTTATATTGTTCTGCGGATCTGTCCACGTGATGGAGAACACCATGGCGGTATGATCGGAAATGCTCAGGATGCGTGCCCCCTCATACACCGAGGCCTCGATGCCCCTGGCCTTCAGTCCGGGAAGGAACTTGTTCGGGACCAGGGATGGCAGATAGGCGGGGTCGTCCCGGAGCGACGGATCGGTGCCGTTCTCAAGGAGGATGGTGACATGAAGCTCCCCGACGCGAGGGCCGGTGAGCTTGAGCGATGCTGTGGTATCGCCAATGACGGCCTCTCGCTTGAGGGTCCAGTTATCCGGCACCATCAGCTGGTAGTCGCCCAGCATGCGATAGTAAGCATAACCCTGGGTCCCCGGAGGAGCGACCACCGGGGTGATGTTGTCGGCCTTGATCTTCACCCCGCTGATCACGTGCTCGAAGGTCGGCCACAGGTCTATGAAGTTGGTGTCGGAAGCCGAGCACTTGATGAGCCAGCGGTTC
The DNA window shown above is from Methanomassiliicoccus sp. and carries:
- a CDS encoding glycosyltransferase family 4 protein, which codes for MPDQHKGSVIMVGPLPPPNGGVANFVRNMRDFLPYNGFEVTVFRTGGSGSRYPFLQPLRDLRAVISFNFTSKRYRADIVHVHTSSYYSFLRNVPYINRAKRIARAVVVHIHGGMFKEFYEQASSPTRWLVRRTLGKADAVLVTSPSWVDSIGPIVGKGREVLSLPNGFDARAFRPGDRDEARRALGIPVEGRVLVTVGYLEPIKGHAHLIEAMAEVGEQVPDARLFILGDGSLRQKLADRVAELHLTEMVQFVHPPMPSSSIAQWMTAADVFVLPSLGEGNPTVMFECLGCGRPFVGTRVGGIPDIISSEKLGLLCPPGDSASLAKCIEDALDRRWDADEIATQAQRYAWPNLADQLSAVYLRLLTEHR
- a CDS encoding ABC transporter permease yields the protein MVSVKEKYIRPKASRWELGLKEIWDYRELLYFLTLKQIKTKYKQTAIGVLWAVLQPLLTTVIFAVIFYNVAGLKTGGVKPVPFLYAGLMLWTFFSTALNGASMSLVTNSAMVTKVYFPRLLLPLSLVIAALLDYGIAWGLFFVIIIATGTGLSLYLPLVILPLVLTFLLVTGLSFFMSAMAAKYRDVQYIVPFFITILLYATPVLYPASWVQDPTLKWFLTLNPLAGIMSAQRAFIFDSALDIQLFLVSIPLTLAVFFFGLLYFKAYERRLADVI
- a CDS encoding VOC family protein encodes the protein MPLGDPMGGETPEIERGKLLRVGQVWVPVSDLPRAVEVYTTVFGLTLVATDERNGFARLSMRDGPDLVLHLPRSGGEEPGINTGITFITDSIYDFHKVMVDEAVDFPLKPMRDSSGRLVARFTDEDGNEFEVMEASPG